From one Paenibacillus sp. FSL K6-1330 genomic stretch:
- a CDS encoding helix-turn-helix transcriptional regulator: MLRLKIKELRNEISVRQLSEETGIRWNTLNDMEKGTAKHWPPEHLNTLMRYFGLKNVSELIEYVDEEATEA, encoded by the coding sequence ATGCTTAGACTTAAGATTAAGGAATTGCGAAATGAAATCAGTGTTCGTCAGCTTAGCGAAGAAACGGGTATCCGTTGGAACACCTTGAATGATATGGAGAAAGGGACAGCAAAACACTGGCCCCCTGAACACCTGAATACCCTAATGCGGTATTTTGGGTTAAAGAATGTATCCGAATTAATTGAATATGTAGACGAAGAAGCCACCGAGGCATAA